A section of the Myxocyprinus asiaticus isolate MX2 ecotype Aquarium Trade chromosome 22, UBuf_Myxa_2, whole genome shotgun sequence genome encodes:
- the LOC127412891 gene encoding proteoglycan 4-like has protein sequence MTEMKDDRRFHTLTQKQVETLDQVLTEVIPIHGRGNFPTLEIKPKDIIHVVRNRLIFKNIKVRDVRLNGSTASHVLVKENGTSYKDLDIIFGVELPKQEDFQIIKEVVLGCLLDFLPKGVNKDKITALTMKEAYVQKMVKVFTEHDRWSLISLSNNSGKNVELKFVNSLRRQFEFSVDSFQIILDSMLQSYLEAERREFMEQKEKEQEYTSAQRLGIQSAPTDEPSLSTVDLGHHRETDIDMSCETDNMQSFCDCESNMNVSQEEQSKCSEQGPAFETVEKHVGTELVKTTTETMEQISEHEHTETVTLLTETLQEVHKCETGIDSGENNELVTVKSETMSVKEKNPSVETYIPTTDSNKTEYTLDIKSVNAQPWLEMVHTDFSCLSTTGTFGERCTFQPAPITFLTQTALESYGEYPLPPPAKKNSRSSQMVVLKHSSPKPPRKMSKKSTPVPRSPEKSVSNNSDVTSCQVLNPPKANPKESLPMQVKVTGLVTKGFELSSASEKDTESKKLAISTRAFTVTAPENDVHSEETLSISLSPKESAQTQVQSSEPETGEATHIPILTPMTSTNNLPKDQDQPFTERVQTTQCTAMAPLIHVNSQPLLQADDSFHLSLTTSKKKDTDYCAQVDDPASPTNSTQSPEPVTNITNFPSQTLSPLSANYTIDSQGEGTSSSCSEHVQSPQVHIYPVSPLQTQETPVPCPQTKEPPELVTNVLEPPVSSPKVQGLTVSTPHFTKPLEPSISSTASLKSPRISEPLLELTATCLDVMEPFEVSLEVIETSKVLPQVLEPSAVSSPMLETSMPSASQAAIYESSETLASDTKEPSLSSKELPCITVMAESMYGDFEQAMDHLRYRLIATRNPEEIRGGGLLKYSNLLVRDFKPASETEIKTLERYMCSRFFIDFPDVNEQQHKIESYLRNHFIGEEKSKYDYLMTLRRVVNESTVCLMGHERRQTLNMITILALKVLGEQNIIPNANNVTCYYQPAPYMADHNFNNYYIANGQSPLIYHPYPLHIHMQSGLV, from the coding sequence ATGACAGAGATGAAAGATGACCGCCGGtttcacacacttacacaaaagCAGGTGGAGACTTTGGACCAGGTTCTAACAGAGGTCATTCCCATTCATGGTAGGGGCAATTTCCCTACCCTGGAAATCAAGCCCAAGGACATCATCCATGTGGTCAGAAACAGACTGATATTTAAGAATATCAAGGTGAGAGATGTCCGTCTCAATGGCTCAACAGCCAGTCATGTGCTGGTCAAAGAGAATGGCACCAGCTATAAAGACCTAGATATCATCTTTGGTGTGGAGCTTCCAAAACAGGAGGACTTCCAGATCATCAAGGAGGTGGTTCTAGGCTGTCTGCTGGACTTCCTACCTAAAGGAGTCAACAAAGATAAAATCACAGCTCTCACCATGAAAGAGGCTTATGTACAAAAAATGGTTAAAGTGTTCACTGAGCATGACAGATGGAGCCTTATTTCCCTCTCAAACAATAGTGGGAAGAACGTGGAGCTCAAGTTTGTCAACTCTCTACGACGACAGTTTGAATTCAGTGTAGACTCCTTCCAGATCATCCTGGACAGCATGCTACAATCCTATTTGGAGGCTGAGAGGAGGGAGTTTATggaacagaaagagaaagagcagGAGTATACTTCAGCTCAAAGACTTGGGATTCAGTCAGCCCCAACAGATGAGCCATCTCTCAGCACTGTTGACTTGGGACATCACAGGGAAACTGACATTGACATGTCTTGCGAAACCGATAACATGCAGAGTTTCTGTGACTGTGAGAGTAACATGAATGTGAGTCAGGAGGAACAGTCAAAATGTTCAGAACAAGGACCAGCTTTTGAAACAGTTGAAAAACATGTAGGGACAGAGCTGGTTAAAACTACAACTGAGACTATGGAGCAAATATCAGAGCATGAACATACTGAAACTGTGACTCTTCTTACAGAGACATTACAAGAGGTACATAAATGTGAAACAGGTATTGACTCAGGGGAAAACAATGAACTGGTTACAGTAAAAAGTGAAACCATGTCTGTTAAAGAGAAAAATCCTTCAGTTGAAACATATATTCCTACAACAGATTCTAACAAAACTGAATACACGTTAGATATAAAGTCAGTTAATGCCCAACCATGGCTAGAAATGGTACATACAGACTTCTCATGTCTTTCAACAACTGGGACCTTTGGTGAGCGATGCACATTCCAACCTGCTCCCATTACATTTCTTACACAAACAGCATTAGAATCATATGGTGAGTATCCTCTACCACCCCCTGCTAAGAAAAACAGCCGAAGTTCACAAATGGTCGTTCTCAAGCATTCCTCACCAAAACCTCCTCGGAAAATGTCTAAAAAGTCAACTCCTGTACCACGTTCACCTGAAAAATCAGTGTCAAATAATTCAGATGTTACATCTTGTCAGGTTTTGAATCCACCTAAAGCTAACCCAAAGGAATCATTACCTATGCAGGTCAAAGTGACAGGTCTTGTGACAAAAGGCTTTGAATTATCCAGTGCCTCAGAAAAAGACACAGAGTCAAAAAAACTAGCCATTTCTACCAGAGCTTTTACTGTTACTGCTCCTGAGAATGATGTGCATTCAGAAGAGACATTATCCATAAGTCTATCACCAAAGGAAAGCGCTCAGACTCAAGTGCAGAGCTCAGAGCCAGAGACTGGTGAAGCTACCCACATCCCTATTCTAACTCCTATGACCAGTACCAATAACCTCCCCAAAGATCAAGACCAGCCTTTTACTGAGAGGGTCCAGACCACACAGTGTACGGCAATGGCACCTCTCATTCATGtaaattcacagcctttgcttcaGGCAGATGATAGTTTTCACCTCAGCCTGACCACTTCCAAAAAGAAAGATACTGATTATTGTGCTCAAGTTGATGACCCGGCATCACCAACAAATTCTACTCAGTCCCCAGAACCTGTCACTAACATTACAAATTTTCCCTCTCAAACATTGAGTCCATTGTCTGCAAACTATACTATTGATTCACAAGGGGAAGGGACCAGTTCTTCATGCTCTGAACATGTACAATCACCCCAAGTTCACATATACCCTGTATCCCCTCTACAGACTCAGGAAACTCCTGTGCCATGTCCACAGACTAAAGAACCTCCAGAACTTGTTACAAATGTATTAGAACCACCTGTCTCTTCACCAAAGGTTCAAGGCCTCACAGTATCTACACCACATTTTACAAAGCCACTAGAACCTTCCATATCTTCAACAGCAAGCCTTAAGTCACCCagaatctcagaacctcttttaGAACTTACAGCTACTTGTCTGGATGTCATGGAGCCCTTTGAAGTATCACTTGAAGTTATAGAAACTTCTAAAGTACTTCCGCAGGTTTTGGAACCTTCTGCAGTATCATCACCTATGTTAGAAACTTCTATGCCCTCAGCAAGCCAGGCAGCGATTTATGAGAGTTCAGAAACATTGGCTTCAGACACTAAAGAACCCTCACTGTCTTCAAAAGAACTGCCTTGCATTACAGTGATGGCTGAGAGCATGTATGGTGACTTTGAGCAGGCTATGGACCACCTGCGTTACCGGCTAATAGCAACACGCAATCCTGAAGAAATCAGGGGCGGAGGCCTGCTCAAGTACAGCAATCTACTTGTCCGGGACTTCAAGCCTGCTAGTGAAACTGAAATTAAGACACTCGAGCGCTACATGTGTTCACGCTTCTTTATTGACTTCCCTGACGTGAATGAGCAGCAGCACAAGATCGAATCCTACCTGCGCAACCATTTCATTGGAGAGGAGAAAAGCAAATACGATTACTTGATGACACTTCGAAGAGTAGTCAACGAGAGCACTGTGTGCCTGATGGGACATGAACGCCGTCAGACCCTAAACATGATAACCATTCTAGCACTCAAAGTTCTGGGTGAGCAGAACATCATCCCAAATGCAAACAATGTAACCTGCTACTACCAGCCTGCACCATACATGGCAGACCACAACTTCAACAACTATTACATTGCAAATGGCCAGTCCCCACTTATATACCACCCCTACCCCCTACACATACACATGCAGTCAGGACTTGTTTAG